One Roseburia rectibacter DNA window includes the following coding sequences:
- a CDS encoding GatB/YqeY domain-containing protein — MQFETLQKDMIAAMKARDKVRKDAISTLVSAAKKAAIDEGCRDDIKEELVNRVILKEMKSVKEQIDTCPASREDLLAEYQTRYDIFAEYAPQMMSAEEVEAYITEKFADVAASKNKGQIMKAVMPELKGKADGSVINQVVQKLCQ, encoded by the coding sequence ATGCAGTTTGAAACATTACAAAAAGATATGATAGCTGCCATGAAGGCGAGAGATAAAGTACGTAAGGATGCAATTTCCACACTTGTTTCCGCAGCGAAGAAAGCTGCGATCGACGAGGGATGCAGAGATGATATTAAAGAGGAACTGGTAAACAGAGTGATCTTAAAGGAGATGAAATCTGTAAAAGAGCAGATTGACACCTGTCCTGCAAGCAGGGAAGATCTTCTGGCAGAATACCAGACAAGATATGATATTTTTGCAGAATATGCACCACAGATGATGTCAGCAGAAGAGGTAGAGGCATATATTACAGAGAAGTTTGCTGATGTGGCAGCAAGTAAAAATAAAGGACAGATCATGAAAGCTGTTATGCCGGAGTTAAAAGGAAAGGCTGACGGAAGTGTGATCAATCAGGTGGTGCAGAAATTATGTCAGTAA
- a CDS encoding MGDG synthase family glycosyltransferase: MRILILSCNTGEGHNAAGKAIREAAIRCGHTADMLDIFLLSGKKTSHAVGGAYVELVKHMPHAFGMLYKIGMAISSSKHKSPVYYTNALMAKKLAAYLKQHDYDIIVTPHLYPAETMTYMKKKGMLKIPAAAIGTDYTCIPFWEETELDAYFLPHEDCVAEYVHRGIPADRLYPYGIPVSHAFSPSDDRILAKIRARNSLNLPPNVPICLVMSGSMGFGKLAVFAAELSLRLRSGEHMIIICGNNKHIYDVLQKQFKNHPRVHILGYTNRVADYMDACDVIFTKPGGLTSTEALVKRIPIVHTAPIPGCETANRNFFVKRHLSVSSKYIAKQITLGKRLLTSSPDGHGNISLREEMLFAQMENGKPDAAVHIIKTLEKIVTGHTMYAF; the protein is encoded by the coding sequence ATGAGAATCTTAATTTTATCCTGTAATACCGGCGAAGGGCACAATGCCGCCGGAAAAGCGATCCGGGAAGCTGCCATCCGGTGCGGCCACACTGCCGACATGCTGGATATATTTCTGCTCTCCGGCAAAAAAACTTCACATGCAGTAGGCGGTGCCTACGTGGAACTTGTAAAACATATGCCACATGCTTTTGGTATGCTCTATAAAATCGGCATGGCGATTTCGAGTAGCAAACATAAATCACCTGTCTACTATACCAATGCACTGATGGCAAAAAAACTTGCCGCCTATTTAAAACAGCATGATTATGATATCATCGTAACGCCACACCTTTACCCGGCAGAAACAATGACGTACATGAAGAAAAAGGGGATGCTAAAAATTCCTGCTGCTGCGATCGGCACCGATTATACCTGTATTCCATTCTGGGAAGAGACAGAGCTGGATGCCTATTTTCTGCCCCATGAGGACTGCGTTGCAGAATATGTACACCGTGGGATTCCTGCTGACAGACTATACCCTTACGGTATTCCTGTCAGTCACGCATTTTCCCCTTCTGACGACCGCATTTTAGCGAAGATCCGTGCGCGCAATTCCTTAAATCTGCCACCAAATGTCCCGATCTGCCTTGTTATGAGTGGCAGTATGGGATTCGGGAAACTCGCTGTCTTTGCGGCTGAACTTTCACTGCGTTTAAGATCCGGCGAGCATATGATCATTATCTGTGGCAATAACAAGCACATTTATGATGTGCTGCAAAAACAATTTAAGAATCATCCGCGTGTTCATATTCTTGGCTACACCAACCGTGTTGCCGACTATATGGATGCCTGTGATGTGATCTTTACCAAACCGGGTGGTCTCACCTCCACAGAAGCGTTAGTAAAGCGTATTCCGATCGTCCATACAGCACCGATTCCCGGATGTGAGACCGCAAACCGCAATTTCTTTGTAAAGAGACATCTTTCCGTCTCCTCAAAATATATTGCAAAACAGATCACACTCGGAAAAAGACTGCTCACCAGCTCCCCTGATGGGCATGGAAATATTTCCCTGCGGGAAGAAATGCTTTTCGCACAGATGGAAAATGGGAAACCGGACGCTGCCGTGCACATCATAAAAACATTAGAAAAAATAGTTACTGGTCACACAATGTATGCATTTTAA
- a CDS encoding glycerol-3-phosphate acyltransferase, whose protein sequence is MTYFIFILLGFVLGSTLFAYWISRLFFKTDITKTSTDHNPGVANAYMQAGFFAGTLSLLCELLKGTIPVFFAGKFLDCGSLLFALVMAAPVFGHAFPFFQKEKGGKAIAVSFGVMIGLFPEIYPLISLIFYYILFSLVLTLRPHSFRSVITYGLFTLTVFVIVPQNSIRLGCFIISAVVIYRHIIRYHDEPLQILLFGKHLLFQKH, encoded by the coding sequence ATGACATATTTTATTTTTATCCTTCTGGGATTTGTTTTAGGCAGTACATTATTTGCCTACTGGATTTCCAGATTATTTTTCAAAACCGACATTACAAAAACATCCACTGATCACAATCCTGGTGTCGCAAATGCTTACATGCAGGCAGGTTTTTTCGCAGGTACATTATCCCTGCTCTGTGAACTTTTAAAAGGTACCATTCCGGTGTTTTTTGCCGGAAAATTCTTAGACTGCGGTTCCCTGCTGTTTGCGCTTGTCATGGCAGCTCCTGTATTCGGTCACGCTTTCCCTTTTTTCCAAAAAGAAAAAGGCGGCAAAGCAATTGCCGTCTCTTTCGGAGTTATGATCGGACTGTTTCCGGAAATTTATCCTCTCATCAGCCTGATCTTTTATTATATTTTATTTTCACTGGTGCTCACACTGCGCCCGCATTCTTTCCGGTCCGTCATTACATACGGACTGTTTACGCTGACTGTGTTTGTGATCGTACCTCAAAATTCCATACGACTCGGCTGTTTTATCATTTCAGCGGTCGTGATCTACCGTCATATCATCCGCTACCACGATGAGCCGCTGCAGATCTTACTGTTCGGAAAGCATCTGTTATTTCAGAAACATTGA
- a CDS encoding C40 family peptidase: protein MKWEKALKYTKKRKRMIAVVMAGVIGFACFYSADASVIKDAQKKKNEAQQNLDNINQQINNIQSEQSKVKSQMAAYDEQLMSLLTDMELLKTDIDNKEGEIDQAKTDLAAAQEKEQKQYADMKQRIQYMYENGDDTFLDAIVKSEDISDLLNRVEYVSEVYSYDRELLVAYQETVQQVADLESQLEQELADMEELKQSYEQQEASLNQVINEKKAQIADFDSQLSNAKTLASQYASTIRKQNEVIVQEQARQEKARKEAEAKAKKSKKNNTSQTASTDGGTSTDSTGGSTSTTDSGNSSSGSSSDSGSSNSSSTGLTNNALNPSYSTGVSGSSVVSYATNFVGNPYVFGGNSLTDGTDCSGFVSLVYSHFGVSLPRSSYALQSSGQAVSYENAQPGDIICYPGHVAIYMGGGRIVHASTPSSGICYGNATYRTITTVRRVL, encoded by the coding sequence ATGAAGTGGGAAAAGGCATTAAAATATACAAAAAAAAGAAAAAGAATGATCGCTGTGGTTATGGCAGGTGTGATCGGATTTGCGTGTTTTTACTCTGCAGATGCATCTGTGATCAAAGATGCGCAGAAGAAAAAAAATGAGGCACAGCAGAATTTAGATAACATTAACCAGCAGATTAACAATATACAGAGTGAGCAGAGTAAAGTGAAAAGTCAGATGGCAGCATATGATGAGCAGTTGATGTCACTTCTGACAGATATGGAACTTTTAAAGACAGATATTGACAACAAGGAAGGAGAGATCGATCAGGCAAAGACAGACCTTGCAGCGGCACAGGAAAAGGAACAGAAGCAGTATGCGGATATGAAGCAGAGAATCCAGTACATGTATGAAAATGGTGATGATACATTTTTAGATGCCATTGTGAAGTCAGAAGATATATCGGATCTTTTAAACCGTGTGGAATATGTCTCAGAGGTATACAGCTATGACAGGGAGCTTTTAGTGGCATATCAGGAGACGGTACAGCAGGTGGCAGATTTAGAGTCACAGTTAGAGCAGGAACTGGCAGATATGGAGGAGTTGAAACAAAGTTATGAGCAGCAGGAAGCATCTTTAAATCAGGTGATCAATGAAAAGAAAGCACAGATCGCAGATTTTGATTCACAGCTTTCAAATGCAAAGACTCTGGCGAGTCAGTATGCTTCCACAATCCGTAAACAGAATGAAGTGATCGTACAGGAACAGGCACGTCAGGAAAAAGCCAGAAAAGAAGCAGAAGCAAAGGCAAAGAAAAGCAAAAAGAATAATACATCCCAGACTGCATCTACGGATGGTGGAACATCAACAGACAGTACAGGAGGCAGTACATCCACAACAGATTCAGGAAACAGTTCTTCGGGGAGCAGTTCTGACAGTGGTTCCTCTAACAGCAGTTCAACAGGATTGACGAATAATGCTTTAAATCCGTCCTATTCTACCGGTGTGAGTGGCAGCAGTGTGGTATCTTATGCGACTAATTTTGTGGGAAATCCATATGTGTTTGGTGGAAACAGTCTGACGGATGGAACGGACTGCTCCGGTTTTGTGTCTCTTGTATACAGCCATTTTGGTGTTTCACTTCCAAGAAGTTCCTATGCACTCCAGTCGAGCGGACAGGCAGTCAGCTATGAGAATGCACAGCCGGGGGATATTATCTGTTATCCCGGACATGTGGCAATCTATATGGGTGGCGGCAGGATCGTCCATGCATCGACACCGTCGAGTGGTATCTGTTATGGAAATGCAACCTATCGTACGATCACAACGGTGCGGCGTGTGTTGTAA
- a CDS encoding methionyl aminopeptidase has product MSVKIGRNDPCWCGSGKKYKACHQAFDERIALIASQGHIVPTHDLIKNADQIAGIKESCKINIAVLDYIEKHIHEGMNTAEIDKIVYDMTTEMGGIPAPLNYEGYPYSVCTSVNDQVCHGFPSKDVILKSGDIINVDVSTILNGYFSDSSRMFCIGDVSPEKKRLVEVTKECVELGLKEVKPWGFLGDMGQAVHDHAFANGYTVVREIGGHGVGLEFHEEPWVGYNTKRGQEMLLVPGMIFTIEPMVNMGKVDIYVDDKNDWEVYTEDGLPSAQWEIMVLVTEDGHEVLCW; this is encoded by the coding sequence ATGTCAGTAAAAATTGGGAGAAATGATCCGTGCTGGTGCGGAAGCGGGAAAAAATACAAAGCATGCCATCAGGCATTTGATGAGCGTATCGCCCTGATCGCTTCACAGGGACATATTGTCCCGACACATGACCTTATTAAGAATGCTGATCAGATCGCAGGAATTAAAGAGAGCTGCAAGATCAATATAGCAGTGCTGGATTATATTGAGAAGCATATCCATGAGGGTATGAATACAGCAGAGATTGACAAGATCGTTTATGATATGACAACAGAAATGGGTGGTATTCCGGCACCGCTTAATTATGAGGGATATCCGTACAGTGTATGTACTTCTGTAAATGATCAGGTATGTCATGGTTTTCCGTCTAAAGATGTGATTTTAAAGTCCGGGGATATCATTAATGTAGATGTATCTACGATTTTAAACGGATATTTTTCAGATTCTTCAAGAATGTTCTGCATCGGGGATGTAAGCCCGGAGAAGAAGCGTCTTGTGGAAGTCACAAAAGAGTGCGTGGAACTTGGATTAAAAGAAGTAAAACCATGGGGATTTTTAGGCGATATGGGGCAGGCTGTGCATGACCATGCATTTGCAAACGGCTATACAGTTGTGCGTGAGATCGGTGGACATGGAGTCGGACTTGAGTTTCATGAAGAACCATGGGTTGGCTACAACACAAAACGTGGACAGGAAATGCTCTTAGTTCCAGGTATGATCTTTACGATCGAACCGATGGTCAATATGGGCAAAGTAGACATCTATGTAGATGATAAGAACGACTGGGAAGTTTATACCGAGGACGGACTTCCGTCTGCACAGTGGGAGATCATGGTACTGGTGACGGAAGACGGTCATGAGGTGCTCTGCTGGTAA